From Bacteroidales bacterium, one genomic window encodes:
- a CDS encoding M3 family metallopeptidase codes for MAYLGVLLLVGCGSNKNQQNDNPFFSEFDTKFGVPAFDKIEFKHYQPAFEEGMKRHQAEIDSIVNNSEEPTFENTIEKYDMSGEMLTNVATVFYNLTSANTDESMQKLAQEIAPKISKHSDDIMLNEKLFSRIKSVYEKRENLNAEQKKLTETIYLDFVRSGANLDAENKKRLREINERLSLLELKFGDNVLADNNAFEMVIDKKEDLAGLPQSIIDAAAEDANAKNMKGKWLFTVNKPSMIPFLQYSEKRELREKIYRGYFMRGDNDNKSDNKKNVEEIVALRLERAKLLGYDNHASFILDRNMAKTPEKVYELLMTIWDAALPVAKAEAAEMQKMIDKEGGNFKLAPWDWWYYAEKIRKEKYDLDEEMLRPYFSLDNVREGIFTVCNKLYGITFEKLEGMPIYHKDVVVYEVLDTNKQHLAVLYMDFHPRASKRGGAWCTSYREQHVKNGKNIAPVVSLVMNFTAPTANTPALLNLDETLTFFHEFGHAVHVFFGDVTYRRLSGYVPRDFVELPSQVMEHWALQPEVLKLYAKHYKTGEVIPDELIEKIKNSSNFNQGFGTTEIIAAALLDMDFHTIEKAENIKTNDFEKASMAKIGLIDEILPRYRATYFNHIFSGGYSAGYYSYLWSEVLDADAFAAFEESGDVFNKELAKKFRDNVLAPGGKRDPMEMYVSFRGREPKVDALLKNRGLK; via the coding sequence ATGGCATACCTTGGAGTATTATTGTTAGTAGGTTGTGGAAGCAACAAAAATCAGCAGAATGATAATCCATTTTTTTCAGAATTTGATACAAAATTTGGAGTTCCTGCTTTTGATAAAATAGAATTTAAACACTATCAGCCTGCTTTTGAAGAAGGTATGAAGCGCCATCAGGCGGAAATAGACTCAATAGTAAATAATAGCGAAGAGCCTACTTTTGAGAATACTATTGAAAAGTATGATATGAGCGGAGAAATGTTGACAAATGTAGCTACTGTATTTTATAATTTAACATCAGCAAACACTGATGAGTCAATGCAGAAATTAGCTCAGGAAATTGCTCCAAAAATTTCAAAGCATAGTGATGATATTATGCTTAACGAAAAATTATTTAGCCGCATTAAATCAGTGTATGAAAAACGTGAAAATCTAAATGCTGAACAGAAAAAATTAACAGAAACAATTTATTTGGACTTTGTTAGAAGTGGGGCAAATTTAGATGCTGAAAATAAGAAAAGATTAAGAGAGATAAATGAGCGTCTTTCTTTGTTAGAACTTAAATTTGGCGATAATGTTTTAGCAGATAATAATGCTTTTGAGATGGTAATTGACAAAAAAGAAGATTTAGCTGGACTTCCACAAAGCATTATAGATGCTGCTGCTGAAGATGCTAATGCGAAAAACATGAAAGGAAAATGGCTTTTTACAGTAAATAAACCAAGTATGATTCCTTTCTTGCAATATTCTGAAAAAAGAGAATTACGCGAAAAAATCTACAGAGGATATTTTATGCGTGGTGATAATGACAATAAATCTGACAATAAGAAAAACGTAGAAGAAATAGTTGCTTTGCGTTTGGAAAGAGCTAAATTGCTTGGATATGACAATCATGCATCTTTTATTCTTGACAGAAATATGGCTAAAACGCCTGAAAAAGTTTATGAGTTATTGATGACCATTTGGGATGCTGCTTTACCTGTAGCAAAAGCTGAAGCTGCTGAAATGCAAAAAATGATAGATAAGGAAGGTGGAAATTTCAAACTTGCTCCTTGGGACTGGTGGTATTATGCAGAAAAAATTCGTAAAGAAAAATATGATCTAGACGAAGAAATGTTGCGTCCATATTTTAGCCTTGATAATGTTCGTGAAGGAATTTTCACTGTTTGCAACAAACTTTATGGAATAACTTTTGAAAAATTGGAAGGAATGCCAATTTATCATAAAGATGTTGTTGTTTATGAGGTTTTAGACACAAATAAACAGCATCTTGCAGTTTTATATATGGATTTTCATCCAAGAGCTTCAAAACGAGGCGGCGCTTGGTGCACTTCTTATAGAGAACAACATGTGAAAAATGGAAAAAATATCGCACCTGTTGTTAGCCTTGTAATGAATTTTACTGCTCCAACTGCAAATACTCCAGCATTGTTAAATCTTGATGAAACTTTAACGTTCTTCCACGAATTTGGACATGCTGTTCATGTATTTTTTGGAGATGTAACTTATAGGAGATTGTCAGGCTATGTGCCACGTGATTTTGTTGAATTACCTTCTCAAGTGATGGAACATTGGGCTTTACAGCCAGAAGTGCTTAAATTATATGCAAAACATTATAAAACTGGTGAAGTTATTCCTGATGAATTAATTGAAAAAATTAAAAATAGTAGTAATTTCAATCAAGGCTTTGGCACAACTGAAATAATTGCCGCTGCTCTACTTGACATGGATTTCCACACAATTGAAAAAGCTGAAAACATCAAAACAAATGATTTTGAAAAAGCTTCTATGGCTAAAATAGGACTTATTGATGAAATTTTACCACGCTACCGTGCTACATATTTTAATCATATATTTAGTGGCGGTTATTCTGCTGGCTATTATAGCTACTTATGGAGCGAAGTTCTTGATGCTGACGCATTTGCAGCTTTTGAAGAATCTGGAGATGTTTTCAATAAAGAATTAGCTAAAAAATTCCGTGATAATGTTTTAGCTCCTGGTGGAAAAAGAGATCCAATGGAAATGTATGTTTCTTTCCGTGGTCGCGAACCAAAAGTAGATGCTTTATTGAAAAACAGAGGACTGAAATAG